Below is a window of Desulfurispira natronophila DNA.
CGTCGTGGTATCCTGATTTGAGAAGCCGCATGTTTTCGCCCACAGCTTCCTGCAGGGTGTAGCCGCTCATAGCGGCAAAGGCGGGGTTGATCTCCTTGATGCGACCATGGGAGTCGGTGATGATGATGGCTTCGCCGGTATTGGCAAAAGCGCTTTCGTACAGCTGCAGGCGCTGTTCTTTCTTGCGGGGAACACTGATATCAATGGCTACCAACTGCAGGGCTTTGCGGCCTTCCCACTGGAGGCTTGTGGCGTACATGCTGATGCTCCGGGGGCCTTCTGCGCCTTCCACGGTGAAGTTGGCATAAGATGGTGGTCCACCCAGGGTGTGGCGGATGAGTGGTACGATCTGGGACTGTGGCACCAAGGGGAGCTGGGCAACATTCAAAGAACGCATCTGCTGCTGGGACTGTTGGCAGAATTTGCAGGCAGCGGGGTTGGCGTGGAGAATATGGCCTGTGTCCGGGTCGAATATCAGGCACAGAACGGTGGTGCTAGTGTAAAGATCGTGGAACGACACAGCTTGTCCTCGTTGTGGAAATGCTAAGAAAAGTTAGAGCTATGAGAGTTACCAGGTGTTTGGGGTTAAGTGTCAATGTGCAGTATAAGTTGAGGAAGCACGCCCAGGCCCTGGAGCCAGGAAGTTTCGGCTCGCCCCCTCGTGTATTGAAAGCAATTTTAAGTAGTCTTTCCTGGCTCATAATATCCCTAAACGGATAGCTTGCGTCAAGGATAATTTTAGAACTGTGTTTTATTGCGCTCCACTCTTGCTCAGCGTGAGTGGATGTATACCCCACCCAAGGAGTAAACAAAGACTCCATTGATGGTGAGTCGCTCCAGGGGCTCTGGCAATGGGTTATAAGGCGCTGCGTCCCGCACCGCACGCATAGCTGCGTTGGCCAAGTAAGCTGACTGGCTCGGGTTGCGAACCAGCTCTACTCCTGTCAGTTCGCCACTGCGGTTAATAGTGAAGCGTAGCAGCACAATGCCTTGGTCACCGTCCTGTATAGCGGCGCGGGGATAGATCCAGACATTTTCGATTTTACGCCGAAGTTGCCAGAGAAAGGAGGCATATTCAGCGCGATAAAACCCTTCCTCAAAGGTAATGACATCTTCCTGGGGAGTACTTGCATCCTCGTCGCTGAGTAGCTGATCCAGCTGGCGCAAATTCTTCTCCGAAAGCCGATATGGATCAAAGGACTCAGTTTTGAGCTCCTGTGGGTACTCTGACTCTCGGGCCAGCAAGTCGTCCATTTCGACGCTACGCCGTGGAAGTTCAATCAGAGGCGCCTGGGCCAGGTCTTTTTCCCTGATTTCTCCAGTTTCATCAGTTGTCACTTCAGTGGTAGCAGGCTTCTGGGGTGGATCTGCCGGTGCTTTGGAGGGTTGAGCGATTCGAGCCGGAGGGGAGGGGGGCGTCGGTTCTGCGGGCTCTGGCTCAGTTGGCCTCGTTTCCCGTGAGTACTCGACCTCAATGGGAGTTGCAGGAATATCAGGCTCATCTTGCTGGTGGTAGGGAATAACCAGTCCTAGAATTACGTGCAGTATGAGTGACAGGATCAGTAAAGCAGCAAAGCGCATGGTTCACCCACAGCCAGGAAGAGGTTGAGTAAGTTAAGTTTTATTCGACTTTACGGTAGCAATGAAAAAAATTTTGCAGCAGGAGCGCCAGGGTTTCCGGGAGCAATCCAGATTAGCGAGCGGCAGAGCGCCTCGCAAGGGGTAAAGCGAAAATATCCGGGGAGAGTCCTGGCGAAAGTGTTGCTGCCAAGGCTTTCTCAGGTCACTTAATATAGCCCTATTCTATGGTGCGATTCTCACCCACCCCCCTACGATACTCAATGATGCACGAACAGGCAAGGGAGTGCGCGATTCTGACTCACGTCCTTTGATAAGGCTATCTGTTCGCATTTTCTTGCCGGCATAGGAGGCAAAGTGCTAAAATGCCTAAAAGCGTCACAGAATATGAACTGCGCAAATATTTTCTCGTGGCGCTGGTTCTGTAACAACTCTCATAGAGGATAGTTTATATGTACGACCTTGGCGTGGATATTGGTTCGGTCAGCATTAACGCGGTAGTGATCGACCAGCACGGCTCACTGGTTTTTGAATCCCCCTATCGGCGGCACTATGGTCAAGTAGATGCGCACTTGCAGCAGGTGCTGCATGAATTACAGGAGTACTGCCAGCCCCACAATATTCGTTGCACAACATTTACTGGCACCCTGGCGGAGCGGCCAGCGGCTCTGCTGGAGTGTCCATTTGAGGTGGAGACAATTGCCCAGGTGGTGGGCACCCTGCAGGTTGTTCCCGGGGTAAGCTCAATCATCAGTATAGGCGGTCAGGATGCAGGGCTTTTCCAAGTAAAGTACCGCACTGACGGGCAGTGGTATTTGGATGCCTTTAACATGAACGGTCCCTGTGCATCTGGAACTGGGTCATTTATTGATCAGCAGGCTCAGCGCCTGGCCAGCGCTATATACGGAGGAAGTTTTGATACGGACAGTGGCAGCCTGAATGAACTGTTGCAAGACTTTATGGCTATGGGACGAAAAAGCACCAAGCCTGCTCCGGTGGCCTGTCGGTGTACGGTCTTCACTAAGTCTGACATGATACACCTGCAGAACAAGGGCGAATCCTTGGCTAACATTATTGCCGGTCTGCATGCAGGAAATGCAGCAAACTATATGAGCACCATGGTGGGAAACCGCCAGTTGGATGAGCCCATTGTCTTTATCGGTGGTATGGCCAGCAATGACCTGCAGGTTGATGCCTTTTTGCATTACTTTCCTGGCCTGCAAATACCTCCCCACTACACATCTCTTGGAGCATTGGGTGCTGCGCGGCAATCTCAGCTGGCTGGCCGTAGCTCTACTCTGGATATTCAGCGTCTTCAGCGTCATCTCAGTACCAGTCAGGAGCCGTTTCCCTGTACATCTGCCCTGGAGCTTGAGTTGACTCACTTTCATGAAGATAACAGCTTGCCTGTCTGGGCGCCGTCCTCCAGCAAGGCTACCCCCGGGGC
It encodes the following:
- a CDS encoding energy transducer TonB, whose protein sequence is MRFAALLILSLILHVILGLVIPYHQQDEPDIPATPIEVEYSRETRPTEPEPAEPTPPSPPARIAQPSKAPADPPQKPATTEVTTDETGEIREKDLAQAPLIELPRRSVEMDDLLARESEYPQELKTESFDPYRLSEKNLRQLDQLLSDEDASTPQEDVITFEEGFYRAEYASFLWQLRRKIENVWIYPRAAIQDGDQGIVLLRFTINRSGELTGVELVRNPSQSAYLANAAMRAVRDAAPYNPLPEPLERLTINGVFVYSLGGVYIHSR